In Paucidesulfovibrio gracilis DSM 16080, a single genomic region encodes these proteins:
- a CDS encoding methyl-accepting chemotaxis protein, with translation MDLLRFFRRSLGLKVMFLTSALILTAFIGLFVYNSFWEYDMIVDDVHQTAAKTSDLLQLGIEKPMARGDNQGTMDQFAALGSRYDDIRVHMYDYRGEIAYSTNADVVRQSIFDVENHDGLAALVRKSLDMDTEEGKLIKMHGERLFVQINTVQNAPECHHCHGRSRQILGGMVVAQNVDAQFANLRKNQVRAAGISLLGGIGLITILLLFIKYGVVRKIQDIALATEQVSQGNLDAEFHVSGHDELGRLGNDLSEMVQQIKDQLQYNRSVLSGIIVPMFVTDRDTRLEYVNEPLRAILGKEDSEILGRTVSDIFYGNEQAATTPEVIESGQSASGNLRFKRGDGVEFPLHFEVSPLRDANEQVVGALGVLIDLTQEERDRRDIEQQQAALLQVANEVTGTAMSLKKASDELLGQMDNLTTGVDSTADQTGRVATAMEEMNSTVLEVARNASETAEAAERANKVAQDGGGVVQNTVQEINGVAHTTQETAETLQELTQRAQNIGQVMAVINDIADQTNLLALNAAIEAARAGDAGRGFAVVADEVRKLAEKTMHATKEVEDAVALIQESTADVVKEMGNNQGRVVRTSEMAEEAGQVLGEVVSQSDLIADMVRNIATAAEEQSATSDEINNNVNEISNLSQSVSTGIQEANARISEVADMATQLTEMVAAFRK, from the coding sequence ATGGATTTGTTGCGCTTTTTCCGCCGTTCCCTGGGACTCAAGGTCATGTTCCTTACTTCGGCCCTGATCCTTACGGCCTTTATTGGTTTGTTCGTCTACAATTCCTTTTGGGAATACGACATGATCGTGGACGACGTGCACCAAACCGCGGCCAAGACCTCGGACCTGCTTCAGCTCGGCATTGAAAAGCCCATGGCCCGAGGGGACAACCAAGGCACCATGGACCAGTTTGCGGCGCTGGGTTCACGGTACGACGACATCCGGGTGCACATGTATGACTACCGTGGTGAAATCGCCTACTCCACCAATGCCGACGTGGTGCGCCAGAGCATCTTCGACGTGGAAAACCACGACGGACTGGCCGCACTGGTACGCAAAAGCCTGGATATGGACACGGAAGAGGGCAAGCTGATCAAGATGCACGGGGAGCGGCTATTCGTGCAGATCAACACCGTGCAAAACGCGCCCGAATGTCACCATTGCCACGGACGGAGCCGGCAAATCCTCGGGGGCATGGTGGTGGCGCAAAACGTGGACGCGCAATTCGCCAACCTGCGAAAAAATCAGGTCCGCGCCGCAGGTATTTCCCTGCTCGGCGGAATCGGCCTGATCACCATTTTATTGCTCTTCATTAAATATGGCGTGGTGCGAAAGATTCAAGACATCGCTCTGGCCACGGAGCAAGTCAGTCAAGGAAACCTGGACGCTGAATTCCACGTTTCCGGACACGACGAGCTGGGCAGACTCGGCAATGACCTTTCCGAGATGGTCCAGCAGATCAAGGACCAACTCCAATACAACCGCAGCGTGCTCTCCGGCATCATCGTCCCCATGTTCGTTACGGACAGGGACACGCGGCTCGAATACGTGAACGAACCCTTGCGGGCCATTCTCGGCAAGGAGGACAGCGAGATACTGGGCCGGACGGTTTCCGACATCTTCTATGGCAACGAGCAAGCGGCCACGACCCCGGAAGTCATCGAATCCGGCCAGAGCGCCAGCGGGAACCTGCGCTTCAAGCGTGGGGATGGCGTGGAGTTCCCCCTGCATTTCGAGGTGTCGCCCCTGCGCGACGCCAATGAGCAGGTTGTGGGCGCCCTTGGCGTGCTCATCGACCTGACGCAGGAAGAACGCGACCGGCGCGACATTGAGCAGCAGCAAGCCGCGTTGCTCCAGGTTGCCAATGAGGTGACGGGGACGGCCATGTCCCTGAAAAAAGCTTCGGATGAACTGCTGGGCCAGATGGACAACCTCACTACGGGCGTGGACTCCACAGCGGATCAGACCGGCCGCGTGGCCACAGCCATGGAGGAAATGAACTCCACGGTGCTGGAAGTGGCGCGCAATGCCTCGGAAACCGCCGAAGCCGCCGAGCGTGCCAACAAGGTGGCCCAGGACGGTGGCGGCGTGGTGCAGAACACGGTCCAGGAAATCAACGGCGTAGCCCACACAACTCAGGAAACCGCCGAAACCTTGCAGGAACTGACCCAACGCGCCCAAAACATCGGGCAGGTCATGGCCGTGATCAACGACATCGCGGATCAGACCAACCTGCTGGCCCTAAACGCTGCCATTGAAGCGGCCCGGGCCGGGGATGCGGGACGCGGATTCGCGGTCGTGGCCGACGAGGTGCGCAAGCTGGCGGAAAAAACCATGCACGCCACCAAGGAGGTGGAGGACGCCGTTGCCCTGATTCAGGAGTCCACGGCTGATGTGGTCAAAGAAATGGGCAACAACCAGGGCCGCGTGGTGCGGACCTCGGAAATGGCCGAAGAAGCCGGACAGGTGCTTGGCGAGGTGGTCAGCCAGTCCGACCTGATTGCGGACATGGTTCGCAATATCGCCACCGCCGCGGAAGAACAATCCGCCACAAGCGATGAAATAAACAACAATGTGAATGAAATAAGCAACCTTTCCCAAAGTGTCTCCACTGGCATTCAGGAGGCCAATGCCCGCATCAGCGAAGTGGCGGACATGGCCACGCAACTGACGGAAATGGTGGCTGCGTTTCGAAAATAG
- a CDS encoding cytochrome c family protein, which produces MQEEHCTDWVRLGSVLAVTVCALVLFSARAYSESAVFVGSEVCADCHDSEYQNYSQFSKKAHSGESVRIMAKDLTPAELKECFQCHTTGYGQPGGFESFEKTPEMADAGCEVCHGPGSLHVEERGDPDLIKGDLDIKDCETCHNPDRVRSFGFKPMLFGGAH; this is translated from the coding sequence ATGCAGGAAGAGCATTGCACCGATTGGGTTCGCTTGGGGAGCGTACTGGCGGTGACCGTATGCGCCCTGGTGCTATTTTCAGCCAGGGCGTATTCCGAGTCCGCAGTTTTTGTGGGTTCTGAGGTCTGCGCCGACTGTCACGATTCCGAGTACCAAAACTATTCTCAATTCTCCAAAAAAGCGCATTCCGGTGAATCCGTGCGGATCATGGCCAAAGACCTGACTCCGGCGGAGCTTAAGGAGTGTTTTCAGTGCCACACCACGGGCTACGGTCAGCCCGGCGGGTTTGAGAGCTTTGAAAAAACGCCAGAAATGGCCGACGCGGGATGCGAAGTCTGTCACGGACCGGGCAGCCTGCACGTCGAGGAACGCGGTGACCCGGACCTGATCAAAGGCGATCTGGACATCAAGGACTGCGAAACCTGCCACAATCCGGACCGCGTCCGCAGTTTCGGATTCAAGCCCATGCTCTTCGGCGGGGCGCACTAG
- a CDS encoding AIR synthase-related protein, whose amino-acid sequence MLFRVEVGLKRHVRDVQGEKVARKVRQELGMDVDQVRMIHVYTVDGLDEAQLRTVLDAGALHDPVLHEISLQPLASGFDWIVEVGFRPGVTDNEGRTAQETLALVLGLQGQNRERVKVYTSRQYLFHGVAEQERVERIARDLLANELIQRFDYKSAAQWAAAPGFEARAAQVTGESSDEVAIIPLSSMSDQELTAFSRSNTLALSLEEMHCIRDYYADPDVRAERKAMGLDPEPTDAEIEVLAQTWSEHCKHKIFTALIDYENTETGQNRQVNSLFKTYIQGSTKVIRKAKAENGPYGDYCLSVFKDNAGVIKFSDDLSVCVKMETHNSPSALDPYGGALTGIVGVNRDPMGTGMGANLLCNTDVFCFASPFHEGELPPRLLHPRRVFEGVREGVEHGGNKSGIPTVNGSVVFDERYLGKPLVYCGTIGTMPATVSGRPSHEKKALPGDYIVMSGGRIGKDGIHGATFSSEELHEGSPATAVQIGDPITQRRMYDFLMRARDLGLYNAITDNGAGGLSSSVGEMAQDCGGFDMDLAKAPLKYDGLRPWEILISEAQERMTMAVPPEKLDEFLALSEEMGVESTALGTFDDKGKYLVRYGDKIVTCLDMDFLHDGVPQMRLEARWERPDVDDQPAPDVENHGELLKRMLGRLNICSKEYIVRQYDHEVQGRSAVKPLVGVHGDGPSDAGVLRPDLNSEQGLVVSHGICPRYADLDAYWMMANAIDEAVRNAVAVGADLRWMAGVDNFCWCDPVQSESTPDGRYKLAQLIRANEALAHFCQGFGVPCISGKDSMKNDYKGGGIKISIPPTVLYSVIGVLPDVNKCLTSDFKRPGELVYVLGRTDAELGASEVADELGFCSARVPQVDLLSARQRYLSLFQAAQQGLVSSCHDCSDGGLGVALAEMALAGRLGAELDLTDAPAPSGLNPTALLYAESASRLVVTVRPEHRNDFESLFAGQAMACLGETTTGPLRLQQQGTQLLAEEVEDLALAFKSTLDW is encoded by the coding sequence ATGCTGTTCCGGGTGGAAGTGGGACTCAAGCGGCACGTCCGTGACGTGCAGGGAGAAAAGGTCGCGCGCAAGGTGCGCCAGGAACTGGGAATGGACGTTGATCAGGTGCGTATGATCCACGTCTATACCGTGGACGGGCTGGATGAAGCCCAACTCCGCACGGTGCTGGACGCGGGCGCATTGCATGATCCGGTGCTGCATGAAATTTCTCTCCAGCCACTGGCCTCGGGGTTCGACTGGATCGTGGAAGTGGGCTTTCGCCCGGGCGTCACGGATAACGAGGGCCGCACCGCCCAGGAAACCCTGGCCCTGGTGCTGGGACTCCAGGGGCAGAACAGGGAACGGGTCAAGGTCTACACGTCGCGCCAATATCTTTTTCACGGTGTGGCCGAACAGGAGCGCGTGGAGCGCATTGCCCGCGACCTGCTGGCCAACGAACTGATCCAACGGTTCGACTACAAGTCCGCCGCGCAATGGGCCGCAGCCCCCGGCTTTGAAGCCCGTGCCGCGCAGGTTACGGGCGAGTCCTCGGACGAAGTGGCGATCATCCCCCTTTCCAGCATGAGCGACCAGGAACTTACGGCCTTTAGCCGCTCCAACACTCTGGCCCTCTCCCTGGAGGAGATGCACTGCATCCGCGACTACTACGCCGACCCGGACGTGCGCGCCGAGCGCAAGGCCATGGGACTGGACCCGGAGCCGACGGACGCGGAAATCGAAGTGCTGGCCCAGACCTGGTCCGAGCACTGCAAGCACAAAATATTTACCGCGCTCATCGACTACGAAAACACGGAGACCGGCCAGAACCGGCAGGTAAACTCCCTGTTCAAGACCTACATCCAGGGCAGCACCAAGGTAATCCGCAAGGCCAAGGCGGAAAACGGACCCTACGGGGACTATTGCCTCTCCGTGTTCAAAGACAACGCGGGCGTGATCAAATTTTCCGACGACCTGTCCGTGTGCGTGAAGATGGAAACCCACAACTCCCCCTCGGCCCTGGACCCCTACGGCGGAGCGCTCACGGGCATTGTGGGCGTGAACCGCGACCCCATGGGTACGGGCATGGGTGCGAACCTGCTCTGCAATACGGACGTATTCTGCTTTGCTTCGCCCTTCCACGAGGGTGAGTTGCCGCCCAGACTGCTGCATCCCCGCCGTGTGTTCGAAGGCGTGCGCGAAGGCGTGGAACACGGGGGCAACAAATCCGGCATCCCCACGGTGAACGGATCCGTGGTCTTTGATGAACGCTACCTGGGCAAACCCCTGGTCTACTGCGGCACCATCGGCACCATGCCCGCCACAGTGAGCGGACGCCCCAGCCATGAGAAAAAAGCCTTGCCCGGCGACTACATCGTCATGTCCGGCGGGCGCATCGGCAAGGACGGTATCCACGGCGCCACGTTCTCGTCCGAGGAACTGCATGAAGGTTCCCCGGCCACGGCCGTGCAGATCGGCGACCCCATCACCCAGCGCCGCATGTACGATTTCCTCATGCGCGCCAGAGATCTGGGGCTGTATAACGCCATTACGGACAACGGCGCGGGCGGACTTTCCTCGTCCGTGGGCGAAATGGCCCAGGACTGCGGCGGATTTGACATGGACCTGGCCAAGGCGCCGCTGAAGTACGATGGCCTGCGTCCCTGGGAGATTCTCATTTCCGAGGCCCAGGAACGCATGACCATGGCCGTGCCGCCGGAAAAGCTGGATGAATTTCTGGCCCTTTCCGAAGAAATGGGCGTGGAGTCCACGGCGTTGGGTACTTTTGACGACAAGGGCAAGTATCTTGTGCGCTACGGCGACAAGATCGTGACCTGCCTGGATATGGATTTCCTGCACGACGGCGTGCCGCAGATGCGCCTGGAAGCCCGTTGGGAGCGGCCGGACGTGGACGACCAGCCCGCACCGGACGTGGAAAACCACGGCGAACTGCTCAAACGCATGCTCGGCCGCCTGAATATCTGCTCCAAGGAATACATCGTGCGCCAGTACGACCACGAGGTGCAGGGCCGCAGCGCGGTCAAGCCGCTGGTGGGCGTACACGGGGACGGCCCGTCCGACGCGGGCGTGCTCCGGCCCGATCTCAATTCCGAACAGGGGCTGGTGGTCTCGCACGGCATTTGCCCGCGCTACGCCGACCTGGACGCCTATTGGATGATGGCCAACGCCATTGACGAAGCCGTGCGCAACGCCGTGGCCGTGGGTGCGGACCTGCGCTGGATGGCGGGCGTGGACAACTTCTGCTGGTGCGATCCGGTCCAGAGTGAATCCACACCGGACGGACGCTACAAGCTGGCCCAGCTGATCCGGGCCAACGAAGCTCTGGCCCATTTCTGCCAGGGATTCGGCGTCCCTTGCATCTCGGGCAAAGATTCCATGAAAAACGACTACAAGGGTGGTGGGATCAAGATTTCCATTCCGCCCACCGTGCTCTATTCCGTCATCGGCGTATTGCCGGACGTGAACAAATGCCTGACCTCGGACTTCAAGCGTCCCGGCGAGCTGGTCTACGTTCTGGGCCGCACCGATGCGGAACTGGGCGCCTCGGAAGTGGCTGACGAGCTGGGCTTTTGTTCGGCACGCGTACCGCAGGTGGACCTGCTTTCCGCCCGGCAGCGCTACCTGTCCCTGTTCCAGGCCGCACAACAGGGGCTGGTCAGCTCCTGCCACGACTGCTCGGACGGCGGTCTGGGCGTGGCCCTGGCGGAAATGGCCCTGGCCGGTCGCCTTGGAGCGGAGCTGGATCTTACGGACGCCCCGGCTCCGTCCGGTCTCAATCCCACGGCCCTGCTCTACGCGGAATCCGCCAGCCGACTGGTGGTCACGGTCCGTCCCGAGCATCGCAACGACTTTGAATCGCTTTTTGCGGGCCAGGCCATGGCCTGCCTGGGCGAAACCACCACAGGCCCGCTCCGCCTGCAGCAACAGGGGACGCAATTGCTTGCCGAGGAGGTCGAGGATTTGGCGCTCGCGTTCAAATCTACACTGGATTGGTAA